Within Amedibacterium intestinale, the genomic segment GAAGTATAAATGGTAAAAGCATACCCCCACTAATCAATATATTACTGATTGTGTCACTCTTTTCAATTAAATTAAGAATTATAGCCAGTATGATGGCTAGAAACAAAGAACATCCTCCAAGTAACATCCCAAACACATACTTTTCTGCTGCATATTTTTTACGATCAATAGGAAGTGTGAATAAAAAAGCATTCCCATTATCAAATTCATCATAACTGATCGTACTAATTGTAAACATCGATGTTATAAAAGAAATAAATCCAAGCATAAACGTAGTATCTTCTGTAAGCAAAGAAATAACAAAAGCAATAGCAATAATCATAGCAAAATAGTTTCTATGCATCTTTATTAACTTAAAATCTTTTATTAGTAACCCCTTCATAACTTTTCACCTCGAATCATCATCATAATAGCTTCATCAATCGTTCCTTTATCAACTGCTATATCTGGATAGTTTTCCATATAGTATTGTTTTTGATTTGTTAAACAGCTATATCCATAAGTTTCTTTCTTTATTCTTAAAAGATATTGTTTATCCAATTTATAAAATTGTTCATCATTAACTTTTAGTAATGCATAATCACTTAACAAAACATCTGTATCTTCATGTAAAATTACACTTCCTTCATGTATCATATATAAATCATCACACAAAGTTTCCAAGTCAGAAGAAATATGAGAACTAATTAAGATAGCACGTTCCTCATCCTTTTCCATAAACTCTCTTAACATCTCAAGAATGTCATCTCTGGCAATCACATCTAATCCAGAAGTAGGCTCATCCAAAATCAATACTTTCGCATTATGAGAAATCGCAACCAAAACCTTTAGCTTAGCTTTCATTCCAGTGGAAAATTCTTTGATTTTTTTTGTAAGAGGAAGTTGAAATTTTTGCACTTGTTTCATAAAAAATGACACATTAAAGTCTTTATATAAGTTTTTTAAAACAGGTAGAATATCGTTAATGGTTAAATAGCCACTAAACCCAGAATCTGAAAGAACAACACCTAAATCTTCTCTATCTGCAGCAGTAAAATCTTTTATATCCTTTCCTAACAGGCGAATTGTACCATCATCAATCGAAATCAACCCTAATATCGCCTTAAAGGTTGTACTTTTCCCTGCCCCATTTTGTCCAATAAGACCTGTAATCTGTCCTTTTTTTACTTCCAAACTACAATTCAAAGAAAAATTATCATAGTTTTTTCTTACGTTTTCAATTTGTAACATTTCTTATCCCTCCAATATGATTTCAAATATGCTTCTTATATCTTCATCACTTATTCCACAGCGTCTACCTTTTTGGATTGCCCTTTCTAAATCCATTTCGACCTCTTTTCGCTGTTCCTCCAGTAAACGCTCCTTATTGGTTGCGGCTACATAAGTTCCCTTTCCATGAACTGTTATTACAAATCCCTCTGTTTCTAAAGTATCATAAGCTTTCTTCACAGTTAAAGCACTTATTTTAAGTTCCTTTGAAAGTCCACGTACAGATGGCAAGTTATCATTTTCCTTTAACTCTCCATTTCGAATTTGTGTCTTAATTTGGTCTACAATCTGCTCATATATAGGTATCATTAATGAATTATTTATAATAATCCTCATATCTAACATCCTTCTTTCTATAAACAGTATAGAACAGCAAATAACTGTTGTCAAGTGTTATATACTGTTATATATAAAAAAAGAGGAACATTGTCCCCTTAACGATATGCATGCTTTACATCTTATAAGACTTTTCGATTTCACTATATGTTTTTATTTATTAGTCAAGTATTTATAAATCTTTACAAGATACACCGTACTAACAACGATGCAAACTGGTACGATTAAACGTACTATAATCAAAAAAACAGTAGCCAACTTTACAAAAAATCCAACAAATTCTTCCATTATTTATCTCCTCCATAAAACTATAACTCTTGCAAAATATCATCAGTATATGAACTTTCTTTCATTGTTATGTATATAACATTTCCCACTTATATCTTAAGAATGTTTTCTTATAAACCGCAATAACTTTTCTGATGTGCCCTCTTCAAATTTCATTTCACCTTCAAAGAAAAATCCATGCCTGTTATAGAAAGTAATTGCTTTCCTATTTTTTTCTAGAACCCAAAGATTATCCACATGATGTTTATCTATTACATATTGAATAAGTTTACTCCCAATACCTTCCTTCTGAAAAAAAGTATCTACATATAATTTGATGATTTCTGTTTTATCCACTTGAACAAATCCTTTTATTATTCCATCATCATAAACATAAATATTCTTTCGTACATCTTCCCTTCCAAAATAATCATTAGAAATAGAAATCACCTGCAATTTTTTAAAGGAATATTCCACATCTTTAAAAATTGGTAAATAGTTTATACGATTATTAAAAACATATATTTCAGCTATTCTTGATAAATCAGATGCAGTCGCAATTCTAATATTCATATACCTACCTCAAAACTATTTTAATTTCCTTTCCTGTTAAACTTATTAAAACAAAGATAATACCTCAATGATGACTTTTCTCAAATAATCAAATATATTTCCACTTCCAACAGTATACTAAGAATCTTCTTCTATTTTCTTTACAGGGTGTCTTATAACTGTCTTTAATTTACTTTTATCACCTTTTCTTGGATCACTTATGTATATTTCATGATGAAATCTTTCATCGTTTATATCTAATTCATATCCCTGTGCATAGGCATATTCATGCATAAGCTTAACCGTTGCAGGCTCATCATCATAAGAACCTATATGCATGCATTGAACACAAGTTCCTTCTTCATAGGTCAAAAATTCTACTTTTGAAAAGTCTTTCTTTTTCTTCCTTGTTGCTTCTTCAATAGCCCATTCAAAATCCTCTTTTTTGACAAAATCTGGAAGTCTTATGATAGATATAAAACATAAATCATTCTTTTGATGATAATCCATTCCCTTTACATTTTCCTGCCACCAAAAGCCTTCCAAAGGCGGAACAACATATTCAAAAAACCCCTTAATTTTATATGTTCCTTTATAACTCATTCGAATGGTATAAGCAACTGCGTATAACAATTCAATTGATTTTTGATAGTCTCCATCTTCCTGATTTGGATCACCATTTCCTCTTACCGCCAAATAATTCATTTTAGGTATCTCAATTATATTTGGAGTTTTCTTTGGCATATACATTTCTTTATATTCTTTTTTAAAATCAAAAGCCATACATATCACCTCTTTAATAAAATTCTGTTTCTAAAATTATAGCTGAACAAGTAAATATTTTTCATCATTATATTAAACAATCTATTCTTGAAAAATATACAATCACTTTTTCAAAAGCTATAAATTCCACATGATTTCTTCTCCATTTCAAAAAGATTACCATCGTTAATATCATTATACCTTAAACATGTTTAAAAAATATATAGAAGCAGTTAAAAAAAGCTATTACATAATATATTACAATAGCCCATAGTTTTATTTTTTATATTCATTATAATCATCGCAGTGCAAAAGTTTTCTGGCGTATTCGACCTGTTCTTTTGTAGGTGGCTCTATCCCTTCTAATGGATATTCCATACCTAATTCTTTCCACTTATATACTCCTAATGTATGATAAGGAAGAACTTCTACTCTATCCACATTATCTAATGTTTTAATAAATTCATCTAATCTTTTTAATTGTTCATCTTCATCATTTCTTTGTGGTACAAGCACATGACGAATCCATACCGGTTTTTTCACAGCAGATAAATACTGTGCCATTTCTAAAATATTTTCATTTCCCCAGCCAGTTAATTCTTTATGCTTGTCATCATCAATATGTTTAATATCCAGCAAAAATAAATCCGTTAGTTTTAGAAGTTCTTGAAATTTAGAAAAGAATGGTTCTTGTTTTGTGAAAGGATTTCCACATGTGTCGATTACCGTATGGATTCCTTGTTTTTTCGCCTGTTGAAATAAAGAAAGTAAAAAATCAATTTGTAATAAAGGCTCTCCTCCACTTACCGTAATTCCCCCTTTATCTTTCCAGTAAGGACGATAGCGTAAAGCTTTTTTTAACACTTCCTCAGCGGTTTCCTTCGGTTCTTCTATTTTCCATGTATCCGCATTATGACAAAACTGACAACGCATTTTACAACCCTGCATAAAAATCACATATCTTATCCCTGGTCCATCTACAGAGCCAAACGTTTCAATTGAATGAACTGCCCCTTTTATATTTTCCATAGCATCTTCTCCTTTTTGTAAAAAGGTCTGCATTGTTTACAGACCTTTTGCTTATTTTACAGATGTGAATGACAAGTTCTAGAAATTACATCTAACTGCTGTTCACGTGTTAAATCAATAAATTTAACTGCATATCCAGAAACTCGAATCGTAAAGTTTGCATATTCTTCTTTTTCTGGGTGTTCCATAGCATCTTTTAATTTTTCCACACCAAAGACGTTAACATTTAAGTGGTGTGCACCCTGATCAAAATATCCATCCATTGCACGTACAAGATTTTCTACACGTTCTGTTTCATCATGTCCTAATGCACCTGGATTGATTGTCTGCGTATTACTAATTCCATCTAACGCATATTCATAAGGAAGTTTTGCGACAGAGTTTAAAGAAGCCAGTAAACCATTCTGCTCTGCACCATAAGAAGGGTTTGCACCTGGTGATAATGGTTCTCCTGCTTTTCTTCCATCTGGCATTGCACCAGTTGCTTTTCCATACACAACATTAGAAGTAATTGTCAAAATAGAAGTTGTAGGTTCTGAATTACGATATGTGTGGCGTTTTTCAATTTTTTCCATAAATGTTTTTAATAACCATACCGCAATATCATCTGCACGATCATCATCGTTTCCATAACGAGGAAAATCTCCTTCTACTTCATAATCCACAACCAGTCCATTTTCATCACGAATTGTTTTTACTTTCGCATATTTAATAGCACTTAAAGAATCCACTACATGAGAGAATCCTGCAATACCTGTTGCGAATGTACGTCTTACATTGGTATCGATCAAAGCCATCTGTGTTGCTTCATAATAATATTTATCATGCATGTACTGAATCAGATTTAAAATATTTACATATAAATCTGCCAGCCATTCCATCATGACATCATAACGATGCATAACTTCATCATAATCCAAATATTCACTTGTGATAGCTTTGTATTCCGGTCCAACCTGTACTTTTGTTTTTTCATCTACACCGCCATTAATTGCGTATAATAAACATTTCGCAAGGTTGGCACGTGCTCCAAAAAACTGCATTTCTTTTCCTGTCTGTGTTGCGGATACACAGCAGCATACCGCATAATCATCACCCCATACAGGACGCATGACATCATCATTTTCATACTGTACAGAACTTGTCGCAATGGATACTTTTGCAGCATATTTCTTAAATGCTTCTGGAAGATTGCTGGAGTATAAAACAGTTAAGTTTGGTTCTGGAGAAGGCCCCATGTTTTCTAATGTGTGAAGGAAACGATAACATGTTTTTGTAACCATATGTCTTCCATCCATACCTAAACCAGCTACATCTAAAGTTGCCCAAACAGGATCTCCAGAGAATAACTGATTGTAAGAAGGAATACGTGCAAATTTAACCATACGGAATTTCATTGTCATATGATCTACTAATTCCTGTGCTTCACTTTCATTTAAAATTCCTTTTTCTAAATCTCGTTCAATATAAATATCTAAGAAAGTAGATACACGTCCAACAGACATTGCTGCTCCATTCTGTGTTTTAATTGCAGCTAAATATCCAAAGTATAACCACTGGAATGCTTCTTTTGCATTTGTTGCCGGTTTACTGATATCAAAGCCATAAATTGCTGCCATCTCTTTCATTCCACGTAATGCTTTAATTTGTTCCGCTAATTCTTCACGCTGACGAATGATATCATCACTCATCGTACCACAGCCACAATTTGCCAAATCTTTTTCTTTCTGTTCAATCAGATAATCAACACCATATAATGCAACACGACGGTAATCCCCAACAATACGACCGCGTCCATAAGTATCTGGCAATCCAGTTACGATTTTATTACGACGTGCAAGACGCATTTCAGGTGTATAAGCATCAAACACTGCCTGGTTATGTGTTTTATGATATTTTGTAAAGATTTCATGCAGTTTTTCACTTGGTGTATAACCATAAGTTGTACATGCTTCTTCTGCCATTTTAATACCACCATAAGGCATAAAGGCACGTTTTAACGGTTTATCTGTTTGAAGACCTACAACTTTTTCCAAATCTTTCAATTCTTCTTTAATATAACCTGGACCATACGCAGTTAAAGAAGAAACAATTTCTGTCTCCATATCAAGAACGCCGCCTTTTGCACGTTCTTCTTTTTGCAGTTTTTGTAACTCATCCCACAAAGTCATCGTTGCCTTTGTCGGTTCAGCCATAAAGGACTCATCACCATCATAAGGCTTATAGTTATTCTGAATAAAATCACGAACATTGACTTCTTCTTTCCAGATACGTCCACTAAATCCTTCCCATGCTTTCTTTTCTACACTCATGTCTTTTCCTCCTGTTATAACACTATAAACATGTAGTTTCGATAAATATATGACAATCATCGCCATCATTTATCTGCAATTGTACAAAAAGAGCCGATTTTCTCTGTGCTCTTCAAATATGAAATGCCCAGACGGTCGGCTCTTGTTATAATTATACTCCATGTAGTCAATTCTACTTCCGTCAGTTGTATAACTGTTTTCATTTTAACATATCCCCTATAAAGCTTCAATCCTTTTATCCAAGAAATTTTTACCCAAAGAAAGAGGACATAATTTTATCGAATGTAAGACCGATCTCTGTTATAATCATACTGTAAAATTGACAAGGAGGAAAACTAATGAATTTTGCAATCCTAGGTACAGGAAATATTGCACATATCATGGCGGATACCATAAAGAAAATGAAACATCCAGACATTTCTTTATATGCTGTTGCATCAAGAAATTTAGAAAAAGCAGAAGCTTTTGCCTCTAAATACCATATACCTGCTGCATATGGAAGTTATGAAGAACTTGTTAAAGATGAACAGATTGATTTGATTTATATTGCTACCCCACATTCTCATCATTATGAGCATGCCAAACTATGTATTCTTCATCATAAACCTGTATTGTGTGAAAAATCATTCACTGCCAATGCCAAACAGGCAGAAGAACTATTAAGTCTTGCAAAGAAACAAAAAGTTTTTATTAGTGAAGCTATCTGGACCAGATATATGCCTTCAAGAACAATTATTAAATCAATTGTAGAATCTAAAGTTCTTGGAGAGGTTCATTCTATTCAAGCCAATCTGGGATATCCAATAAAAGATGTACCACGTATGAGCAATCCAGAGTTGGCAGGAGGTGCTTTATTAGATGTTGGTATCTATACCTTAAACTTTGCCATGATGGCATTTGGTGAGGATGTAAGTGATGTCAAAGCACATGCTGTGATGTCTACTCAGGGAGTCGATTTATTAGACAGTATCACGTTATATTGGAAAGATAAGAAAATTGCTGTTTTACATGCCAGCATGCTTACGCCAACTGATCGCATGGGATATATTTATGGAGAAGATGGCTATCTCACCATAACCAATATCAACAATCCAGAAAAAATTGAACGCTTTAATAAAGACCATCAACTTATAGAAACATATACCATTCCCTCTCAGATTACAGGTTATGAATATGAAGTACTAGCATGTTATGATGCACTGAAAGAAAACAAGCTTGAATGTCCACAAATGCCACACCACGTAACTCTTCATATCATGAAACTTATGGATACCATACGAAAACAATGGAATATGAAATATCCCTTTGAATAGCAAAAAACAGCAGGAAATCTGCTGTTTTTGTTATCATTTATCTTCCTTATTCTCTTCATCTTCAGCCTTAGGCTGCGGTAAAATTAAATGTACTTCTTCAATACGATTTTTCAAAAGCTGATGAACTTCTAAAATTGTGCCATCCTCTAATACAATTCGATCATGCAATTGTGGAAGACGATTCAACTTATCAATAATCAAACCACCAATCGAATCAAAATCTTCTGATTCTAAATCTAAATCCAATTCATCATTTAAATCATTCAAGCTAACAAAACCTTTAATGATATATTCACGATCTTTAACTTTACGAATATACTCCTCTTCATGTTCGTCATATTCGTCATGAATTTCCCCTACAATTTCTTCTAGAATATCTTCAAGTGTAATCAGACCGGAAGTTTCTCCATATTCATCCAATACAATTGCGATATTAATAGAAGTCTTACGCATTTCTACTAAAAGATCAGAAACTTTTTGATTTTCATATGTAAAATAAGGCTTACGCAAAATCTTGCTGATTTTAAAATCTTTCATGTTATCTTTATATAACAGAAGATCTTTCATGTTGATCGTTCCAACAACGTTATCAGTAGTTCCCTGATATATAGGAAGGCGTGTAAATTTTTCTTTTCTAAAAATCGCTATTAATTCTTCATAACTCGTTCCAATTTCAGCAAAGACAACATGAATTCTAGGAACCATAACTTCCTTCGCTTTGGCATCTCCTAAATCAAACACATTGTTAATCATTTCTTTTTCATCTGTTTCAATGACACCTTCTTCATGACTCACATCCACAATCGTACGCAATTCATTTTCTGTCATTCTCTGTGTACTTTTATTCATATCAATACGAAACAGCTTCAATATTATTTTTGAAACAAAGTTAATAACAACAATAATTGGTGTTAAAACTGTCATTAAAAAGGAAATAATGCCTGCATAAAACAAGGCCATCCCTTCATTATGCTGTGTTGCAATCGTTTTTGGTGTAATCTCTCCAAAAATCAAAATAAGCAATGTGATGATAAACGTGGCAATACTAACTGCATAGCCCCCAAAAGAATATGCTATTGTTGCAGTAATAGAGGCTGCAAATGTATTTACCAAGTTATTTCCAATTAAAATAGCACTTAACATTTTGGAAGAATCTTCTGTAATATCAAGTACCTTCTGTGCTCGATGATTTCCTTCTTCTGCCAAAGCACGCATTTTCATTTTACTGACTGAAATCAGTGAAGTTTCTGCAGAAGAAAAGAATCCAGATAAAAACAAAAGTATAATTAAAATTAGAATTTGAACACCCAGTTCCGAGTCCATATAAGCAATCTCTCCTCATTTTTTCATGTAATTTAATGTGAAACACCATTATATTAGCATTTCTTCTCATAATAATCAAATTTTTTCCTTTTTCATACAAGAAGAAGCAGCTTCCCTCTTTTTTCTTCTATTTACATCTTCCTGTATCCACAATGCAACAGCATCCTCATTATTGGAACCAATAACTCCATCTGCCAATGCTTTTATTTCATCAATTGCATTGCTTACTGCATAACAGGCATCACTTGCTTTAAACATTTCTATATCGTTGGCAGCATCACCAAAGCAAATAACTTCATCAAACCCTTCTTTTTCTTTTAAACGAAGCATCGCATCCGCTTTGCTAGCCTTTTTAGGCATTACTTCCAGCCAGTATTCCTCACGATTTCTTTCTTGTTGATAAACGATCATAAAAGAACATGTATTTTCTAAAACCTCATATACATCATCTAAATTTTCTTTATCATCAATGATCGTAAAATAAAAAATATCTCCCTGAAGCAAATCCTTTCGATTATCTAGTTCTATAAAACGAGGATCATTTTTTCTACTGTATCGATAATGGGCCGCACCTTCATGAAATTCATGTTTCTCATATAACACTTTTTCAACTCCATCAATATATGTATAAACAAAGGGATGAAGCCCATATTGTGTAAACAATTCCAAAAGCTTCTGTGCTTCTTCTTTTGAAAATAAACGTTCATGTAAGACCTTTTTACTGGAAGGTTCTAATATATATACACCATTATATACAATAACCCCATCTCTTAACTTTAAACCCTGAATAACAGATTGTGCAGAAAGCATGGAACGTGCTGTCGCAAAAGAAATATGTTCTCCCTGCTCTACCAGTGAATTTATAATCCGTATTGTTTTTTCACTTAGTTTGCTGTCATCATTTAATAATGTCCCATCTAAATCACTCAAATATAATGTTTTCATAACATTCCTTCTTTCCTGCTGCTATGAAAAAGTATAACATAAAATATACTTTCATTTTCATAAATATTTGTAATCTATTCATATGCATAGTATGATATTACAAAAGAACAAGAGGTATGATTTATGGAATGGAACTGGAAAAACTTAACATTTAACTTTAAAGAAGATACACTGCAGATAAAAATTCATACACCAGATACAAACTGGATCACACAAAAGTATCGTGCCTATCTTCTCACTGATGAAAGAAAACTTTATTTTCATGATATAAAAAGCATTTCTCATATCCCCTACAAAAATGGTATAGGAGAAGGCATTTTAACACATTATTTAGATGATGGTCTTGCATTTGATACAATAATATGGAGTGAATATCGTAATGGAACTTTACATTTTGAATGGATTCCAATAAAAGAAGATAAAAACATTAAAGAAGTTGTGTGGCCTTCCCCTATGGAATTTGAAGCATACGATTCTCATTGGTATTCACTTTTAAATTTACAGCAGGGACTGCTTTTACCAAATACATGGAAAGAAGAATTAACAAAGCTTCCCTTTGATGGACAGTTTGCTTCTTCCAGTGCTTATATGCCATGGTTTGGACAAATTAAAAACCGCAATGGATATATGTGTATCTGTGAAACGTACTGGGACTGTGCTTATAGTGTAGAGCACCCTGCCAATGGACCTTATACAAATTTATTTCTTCGCTGGCTGCCTAGTATGGGACATATGTGCTATCCTAGAAAAATGCAGATGCACTTTTATCAAAACTGCGATTACAATACACTTTGCAAAGAATATCGTCTATATGCAGAAGAAAAAGGAAAAGTAACCACATTAAAAGAAAAATGTGCAAAAAATCCTCTTGTAGATAAACTTATTGGAAGTGGCTTTGTTCATATGGGAATTAAAACCTTTGTACAAAAAGATTCTTCATTTTATGATCAAAAAGATCCTGAAAAAAACAATTCCATAACTTCTTTTTCAAAGCGTGCAGAAGAAATTTTACATTATAAAAAACAAGGAATAAAAAAGCTTTACCTTCACTTAGATGGATGGGCACAATATGGATATGACAACAACCATCCAGATATTCTTCCTGCATGCGAAGAAGCCGGAGGATGGGAAGGTTTGAAAGCCTTAAGCGACACGATAAAAAACTGCAATTATATGCTGGGACTTCACGATCAATATCGTGATTATTATCATCGGGCTGCTTCTTATGATCCAGCTTACAGTGTGCATACAGCAAATGCTAAACGGCCATCTCACGCATCTTGGGCAGGAGGTCATCAGGATTATTTATGTTCTGCTTTTGCCCCATTGTATGTAAAACGAAATTATACAGAAATCTTAGCTCACAATATTCATTTAGAAGGCAGTTATCTTGATGTATTTACATGCAATGAACCAGATGAATGCATTCATCCATACCACCCTGTTTCCCGCAGACAATGTCTGGATAATCGACTGGAATGCTTCTCTTATATGCAAAGCCAGGGTATCTTGCCTAGCAGCGAGGAAGTTAATGAATGGGCTCTTTCTCAACTTGTATATTGTCATTATGCACCTTATGATTTTCAAATGCATGCTTCCAGTGAACCAAGAAAAGGAATTCCAGTTCCATTATTTAATTTAGTCTACCATGACTGCGTACTTATTCCCTGGCCAATGGAAAAACAAAAAGGTGGAGATGACTTTATGTTATATGCATTATTGAATGGTGGAGGAGCTTATTTAAGAAAAGATGCAGCATATCCTAATACAGATGGCATGTTTGAAAATGAATATGAAAAACTGTCAGAAGAAGAATGTATAAAACGCTGCCAGATCGTAGCCCAGCTGCAGGAAAAAGTAGCTTATCAGAAAATGGTGCATCATGAATTTATTCATCACGATCCTCATCTTCAAAAAACTGTTTTTGAAGATGGAACAACCATTACTATCGATTTATATAAACAAACTTTTAAAATACAATAAAGTACATTTATCAATAGCATTTTAACCGTTTTCATGCTAGGATTAAAATGTTATCAAGGGGAGGTCAATATGAAACCAAAAAAAGAAAATGTCAGAACTCTTCCTTTTAAAGAAGAAGATATTCGCTATGTCATCATGAATCCCAAACAGCATAATATCCGTAAATATAAAGAATATCGTAAATTAGATGAACAAAACTGGATTGAAGATTATGGTGATGGCGCTATTGAACAGTTCACAATTATCAAAAACACATCCAAAAAAATTGTACTGAAAAACTACCCTGTAGGTTCCAGTTCTAAAAAAGTATATACCACTTCCTTTA encodes:
- a CDS encoding GntR family transcriptional regulator translates to MRIIINNSLMIPIYEQIVDQIKTQIRNGELKENDNLPSVRGLSKELKISALTVKKAYDTLETEGFVITVHGKGTYVAATNKERLLEEQRKEVEMDLERAIQKGRRCGISDEDIRSIFEIILEG
- the pflA gene encoding pyruvate formate-lyase-activating protein, whose protein sequence is MENIKGAVHSIETFGSVDGPGIRYVIFMQGCKMRCQFCHNADTWKIEEPKETAEEVLKKALRYRPYWKDKGGITVSGGEPLLQIDFLLSLFQQAKKQGIHTVIDTCGNPFTKQEPFFSKFQELLKLTDLFLLDIKHIDDDKHKELTGWGNENILEMAQYLSAVKKPVWIRHVLVPQRNDEDEQLKRLDEFIKTLDNVDRVEVLPYHTLGVYKWKELGMEYPLEGIEPPTKEQVEYARKLLHCDDYNEYKK
- the pflB gene encoding formate C-acetyltransferase — encoded protein: MSVEKKAWEGFSGRIWKEEVNVRDFIQNNYKPYDGDESFMAEPTKATMTLWDELQKLQKEERAKGGVLDMETEIVSSLTAYGPGYIKEELKDLEKVVGLQTDKPLKRAFMPYGGIKMAEEACTTYGYTPSEKLHEIFTKYHKTHNQAVFDAYTPEMRLARRNKIVTGLPDTYGRGRIVGDYRRVALYGVDYLIEQKEKDLANCGCGTMSDDIIRQREELAEQIKALRGMKEMAAIYGFDISKPATNAKEAFQWLYFGYLAAIKTQNGAAMSVGRVSTFLDIYIERDLEKGILNESEAQELVDHMTMKFRMVKFARIPSYNQLFSGDPVWATLDVAGLGMDGRHMVTKTCYRFLHTLENMGPSPEPNLTVLYSSNLPEAFKKYAAKVSIATSSVQYENDDVMRPVWGDDYAVCCCVSATQTGKEMQFFGARANLAKCLLYAINGGVDEKTKVQVGPEYKAITSEYLDYDEVMHRYDVMMEWLADLYVNILNLIQYMHDKYYYEATQMALIDTNVRRTFATGIAGFSHVVDSLSAIKYAKVKTIRDENGLVVDYEVEGDFPRYGNDDDRADDIAVWLLKTFMEKIEKRHTYRNSEPTTSILTITSNVVYGKATGAMPDGRKAGEPLSPGANPSYGAEQNGLLASLNSVAKLPYEYALDGISNTQTINPGALGHDETERVENLVRAMDGYFDQGAHHLNVNVFGVEKLKDAMEHPEKEEYANFTIRVSGYAVKFIDLTREQQLDVISRTCHSHL
- a CDS encoding GyrI-like domain-containing protein, translated to MAFDFKKEYKEMYMPKKTPNIIEIPKMNYLAVRGNGDPNQEDGDYQKSIELLYAVAYTIRMSYKGTYKIKGFFEYVVPPLEGFWWQENVKGMDYHQKNDLCFISIIRLPDFVKKEDFEWAIEEATRKKKKDFSKVEFLTYEEGTCVQCMHIGSYDDEPATVKLMHEYAYAQGYELDINDERFHHEIYISDPRKGDKSKLKTVIRHPVKKIEEDS
- a CDS encoding GNAT family N-acetyltransferase, encoding MNIRIATASDLSRIAEIYVFNNRINYLPIFKDVEYSFKKLQVISISNDYFGREDVRKNIYVYDDGIIKGFVQVDKTEIIKLYVDTFFQKEGIGSKLIQYVIDKHHVDNLWVLEKNRKAITFYNRHGFFFEGEMKFEEGTSEKLLRFIRKHS
- a CDS encoding ABC-2 transporter permease, with the protein product MKGLLIKDFKLIKMHRNYFAMIIAIAFVISLLTEDTTFMLGFISFITSMFTISTISYDEFDNGNAFLFTLPIDRKKYAAEKYVFGMLLGGCSLFLAIILAIILNLIEKSDTISNILISGGMLLPFILLLLSILIPFQLKFGSEKGRIVISAVFSIVFLISFVLGKSIGMLGINIAEVINRISLLGAGGLFILIFVISMIVVLFSMKVSISVMNKKEF
- a CDS encoding HAD family hydrolase — protein: MKTLYLSDLDGTLLNDDSKLSEKTIRIINSLVEQGEHISFATARSMLSAQSVIQGLKLRDGVIVYNGVYILEPSSKKVLHERLFSKEEAQKLLELFTQYGLHPFVYTYIDGVEKVLYEKHEFHEGAAHYRYSRKNDPRFIELDNRKDLLQGDIFYFTIIDDKENLDDVYEVLENTCSFMIVYQQERNREEYWLEVMPKKASKADAMLRLKEKEGFDEVICFGDAANDIEMFKASDACYAVSNAIDEIKALADGVIGSNNEDAVALWIQEDVNRRKKREAASSCMKKEKI
- a CDS encoding ABC transporter ATP-binding protein, whose protein sequence is MLQIENVRKNYDNFSLNCSLEVKKGQITGLIGQNGAGKSTTFKAILGLISIDDGTIRLLGKDIKDFTAADREDLGVVLSDSGFSGYLTINDILPVLKNLYKDFNVSFFMKQVQKFQLPLTKKIKEFSTGMKAKLKVLVAISHNAKVLILDEPTSGLDVIARDDILEMLREFMEKDEERAILISSHISSDLETLCDDLYMIHEGSVILHEDTDVLLSDYALLKVNDEQFYKLDKQYLLRIKKETYGYSCLTNQKQYYMENYPDIAVDKGTIDEAIMMMIRGEKL
- a CDS encoding HlyC/CorC family transporter; its protein translation is MDSELGVQILILIILLFLSGFFSSAETSLISVSKMKMRALAEEGNHRAQKVLDITEDSSKMLSAILIGNNLVNTFAASITATIAYSFGGYAVSIATFIITLLILIFGEITPKTIATQHNEGMALFYAGIISFLMTVLTPIIVVINFVSKIILKLFRIDMNKSTQRMTENELRTIVDVSHEEGVIETDEKEMINNVFDLGDAKAKEVMVPRIHVVFAEIGTSYEELIAIFRKEKFTRLPIYQGTTDNVVGTINMKDLLLYKDNMKDFKISKILRKPYFTYENQKVSDLLVEMRKTSINIAIVLDEYGETSGLITLEDILEEIVGEIHDEYDEHEEEYIRKVKDREYIIKGFVSLNDLNDELDLDLESEDFDSIGGLIIDKLNRLPQLHDRIVLEDGTILEVHQLLKNRIEEVHLILPQPKAEDEENKEDK
- a CDS encoding Gfo/Idh/MocA family protein; this translates as MNFAILGTGNIAHIMADTIKKMKHPDISLYAVASRNLEKAEAFASKYHIPAAYGSYEELVKDEQIDLIYIATPHSHHYEHAKLCILHHKPVLCEKSFTANAKQAEELLSLAKKQKVFISEAIWTRYMPSRTIIKSIVESKVLGEVHSIQANLGYPIKDVPRMSNPELAGGALLDVGIYTLNFAMMAFGEDVSDVKAHAVMSTQGVDLLDSITLYWKDKKIAVLHASMLTPTDRMGYIYGEDGYLTITNINNPEKIERFNKDHQLIETYTIPSQITGYEYEVLACYDALKENKLECPQMPHHVTLHIMKLMDTIRKQWNMKYPFE